One Clavibacter zhangzhiyongii genomic region harbors:
- a CDS encoding catalase, with protein MTDVSSQGPAEGDDREVLTNRQGHPVYDNQNQRTVGARGPATLENYQFLEKISHFDRERIPERVVHARGAVAFGYFEATGTWGDEPVSKYTRAKLFQEAGKRTDVAIRFSTVIGGRDSSEAARDPRGFAVKFYTEDGNWDLVGNNMGVFFIRDAIKFPDVIHSLKPDPVTFRQEPARIFDFMSQTPESMHMLMNLFSPRGIPADYRHMQGFGVNTYKWVDADGGTKLVKYHWIPKAGVSSMTEADAAVVQGGDLGHASKDLYEAIERGDFPEWELRVQLMDDGDHPELDFDPLDDTKVWPENDFPPKAVGRMVLDRNVTNHFAENEQLSFGTGVLVDGLDFSDDKMLVGRTFSYSDAQRYRVGPNYLQLPVNAPQHAKVATNQRDGQMTFHQDHGGQNPHINYEPSITGGLREGQYPTHDDQGPEITGRLTRKRIPLTADYLQAGQRYLLMEGWERDDLVANLTDLISQAARPVQERMLWHFYLVEDDLGRRVGEGLGITLEEVKDLPPLQSQTLSEEERTRLANLGHNGTRDVTGLVMTHCVPDARRNLVDAA; from the coding sequence ATGACCGACGTCTCCTCCCAGGGCCCCGCCGAGGGCGATGACCGCGAGGTCCTCACGAACCGCCAGGGCCACCCCGTCTACGACAACCAGAACCAGCGCACCGTCGGCGCGCGCGGCCCCGCGACGCTGGAGAACTACCAGTTCCTCGAGAAGATCAGCCACTTCGACCGCGAGCGGATCCCGGAACGCGTCGTGCACGCGCGCGGCGCCGTCGCGTTCGGCTACTTCGAGGCGACCGGCACGTGGGGCGACGAGCCCGTCTCGAAGTACACGCGCGCGAAGCTCTTCCAGGAGGCGGGCAAGCGCACCGACGTCGCCATCCGCTTCTCGACCGTGATCGGCGGCCGCGACTCCTCCGAGGCGGCACGCGACCCGCGCGGGTTCGCCGTGAAGTTCTACACGGAGGACGGCAACTGGGACCTCGTGGGCAACAACATGGGCGTCTTCTTCATCCGCGACGCCATCAAGTTCCCCGACGTGATCCACTCGCTGAAGCCCGACCCCGTCACCTTCCGCCAGGAGCCCGCGCGCATCTTCGACTTCATGTCGCAGACGCCCGAGTCGATGCACATGCTGATGAACCTGTTCAGCCCCCGCGGCATCCCCGCGGACTACCGCCACATGCAGGGCTTCGGCGTGAACACCTACAAGTGGGTGGATGCCGACGGCGGCACGAAGCTCGTGAAGTACCACTGGATCCCGAAGGCCGGCGTCAGCAGCATGACCGAGGCCGACGCGGCCGTCGTGCAGGGCGGCGACCTCGGCCACGCGTCGAAGGACCTCTACGAGGCCATCGAGCGCGGCGACTTCCCCGAGTGGGAGCTCCGCGTGCAGCTCATGGACGACGGCGACCACCCCGAGCTCGACTTCGACCCGCTGGACGACACGAAGGTCTGGCCGGAGAACGACTTCCCGCCGAAGGCCGTGGGCCGCATGGTGCTCGACCGGAACGTGACCAACCACTTCGCCGAGAACGAGCAGCTCTCGTTCGGCACCGGCGTGCTCGTGGACGGCCTCGACTTCTCCGACGACAAGATGCTCGTCGGCCGCACCTTCTCCTACTCGGACGCGCAGCGGTACCGCGTGGGCCCGAACTACCTGCAGCTGCCGGTGAACGCGCCGCAGCACGCGAAGGTGGCGACGAACCAGCGTGACGGCCAGATGACGTTCCACCAGGATCACGGCGGCCAGAACCCGCACATTAACTACGAGCCGTCGATCACGGGCGGGCTCCGCGAGGGGCAGTACCCGACGCATGACGACCAGGGCCCGGAGATCACCGGCCGACTGACGCGCAAGCGGATCCCGCTGACCGCCGACTACCTGCAGGCCGGCCAGCGCTACCTGCTCATGGAGGGCTGGGAGCGCGACGACCTCGTCGCGAACCTCACCGACCTCATCTCGCAGGCCGCGCGCCCGGTGCAGGAGCGCATGCTCTGGCACTTCTACCTCGTGGAGGACGACCTGGGCCGCCGCGTGGGCGAGGGCCTCGGGATCACGCTGGAGGAGGTCAAGGACCTGCCGCCGCTGCAGTCGCAGACGCTGTCGGAGGAGGAGCGGACCCGCCTCGCGAACCTCGGGCACAACGGGACGCGCGACGTCACGGGCCTCGTGATGACGCACTGCGTGCCGGACGCGCGACGCAACCTGGTCGACGCGGCGTAG